In Candidatus Flexicrinis affinis, the following proteins share a genomic window:
- a CDS encoding SMP-30/gluconolactonase/LRE family protein, which yields MSLTHPGDYEILFHWSHLDWLFPDDSSRDAFHTGEYWKGAMPAGFKNDRDGNYYLSVPRWAPGIPATVNKIEIVDGKPMLRAYPSWEMNEIGRPDALQSVLGWEIDELNRAWFLDQGHIEGQRCIDGAQKIVCWDLTANQLVESIPIPDHIASYEASFLNDLMVDNANGFVYIADSGIFTDPLQGGLIVYNMRTKELRRVLHQHVSTQDVPDYWFEIAGKKIWKDRPMRTGADGIALSADRETLYWCALTARRLYAVPTAVLRDYSTSEANVEAAVVDLGDKGTNTDGMGADDQGMIYYTMLEHQGIGRYDPVSKTFGTFITDPRMVWVDGMTFDNKGHLIFNSNRLHELFGGDLDWDNPENFVVWKAYLGEGVKSYLYAR from the coding sequence ATGAGCCTGACCCACCCCGGCGACTACGAGATCCTTTTCCACTGGAGCCATCTCGACTGGCTGTTTCCGGACGATTCATCACGCGACGCCTTTCACACAGGCGAATACTGGAAAGGCGCCATGCCGGCAGGCTTCAAGAACGACCGCGACGGCAATTACTATCTGTCCGTGCCGCGTTGGGCACCCGGTATTCCCGCCACGGTCAACAAGATTGAGATCGTCGACGGCAAGCCGATGCTGCGCGCCTATCCGAGCTGGGAGATGAACGAGATTGGCCGGCCCGACGCCCTGCAATCCGTACTGGGTTGGGAGATTGACGAGCTGAATCGCGCGTGGTTCCTCGATCAGGGCCACATCGAAGGCCAACGCTGCATCGACGGCGCGCAGAAGATCGTGTGTTGGGATCTGACGGCCAATCAGTTGGTCGAATCCATCCCGATTCCCGACCACATCGCCTCGTACGAAGCCTCGTTCCTCAACGACCTGATGGTCGACAACGCCAATGGCTTCGTCTACATCGCCGACTCGGGCATCTTCACCGATCCACTGCAGGGCGGCCTGATCGTCTATAACATGCGCACCAAGGAACTGCGGCGGGTGCTGCATCAGCATGTGAGCACGCAGGATGTACCTGATTACTGGTTCGAAATCGCCGGCAAGAAGATCTGGAAAGACCGTCCGATGCGTACCGGTGCGGACGGCATTGCGCTGTCTGCGGATCGCGAGACGTTGTACTGGTGCGCGCTTACCGCGCGGCGGCTATACGCCGTTCCCACTGCCGTACTGCGCGATTACTCGACCTCGGAAGCCAACGTCGAGGCGGCAGTGGTCGACCTAGGCGACAAGGGTACCAATACAGACGGCATGGGCGCGGACGATCAGGGGATGATCTACTACACCATGCTCGAGCATCAGGGCATCGGACGCTACGACCCGGTCAGCAAAACGTTCGGGACGTTCATCACGGACCCGCGCATGGTGTGGGTTGACGGCATGACGTTCGACAACAAGGGGCATTTGATCTTCAATAGCAATCGCCTGCACGAGCTGTTCGGCGGCGACTTGGACTGGGACAATCCGGAGAACTTCGTCGTCTGGAAGGCGTATCTGGGCGAAGGCGTCAAGTCGTACCTGTACGCACGCTGA
- a CDS encoding gluconokinase: MAPPVIIAVDIGTSGARALVFDTDGRDLAQQRVPYPTHHPYPGWAEQDPDGIVDAVIGVLRSAVDGLADRSALVGVVFCAQMYSVLAVDRAGTPLTPSLTWADMRAVDVITTARPQLRDLPARTGCPLQALYPFAKILWMRQHIDLPSDARFIAIKDYVVMRLTGQLLTDWSTASASGLLDIGQLKWDREALTAAGLDIDHVPPLVSPRHTIRGWAPDVRAQIGLEGDVPLIVGGGDAPLANIGVGATAPGTIAINLGTSAAARAFIHNPLTDPAGRLWTYAADDQRWVLGGIIGSGGVVFEWLLKQALHGVASFAEAEALAGSIAPGAENLLFVPYLSGEQSPGWNARSTGVLFGLTLRHQAAHIMRATMEGIVFALLRAAQPIAQVSTYQLAKIYLTGGLSMSPIWRQVIADVFGTTVVVPASPESSARGAAIIGLMALGLADSYAPFAQPETLLHPNPDNHAAYARYFERFCEVNAQMQAIDHLH, encoded by the coding sequence ATGGCACCCCCGGTTATCATCGCAGTCGATATTGGCACCAGCGGCGCCCGTGCGCTGGTGTTCGATACCGATGGGCGCGACTTGGCTCAGCAGCGCGTGCCATATCCAACGCATCATCCGTATCCCGGGTGGGCCGAACAGGACCCGGACGGTATCGTGGACGCGGTGATCGGCGTGCTGCGCTCGGCCGTCGACGGACTCGCTGATCGCTCGGCGCTGGTTGGGGTCGTGTTCTGCGCGCAGATGTACAGCGTGCTTGCCGTTGACCGCGCCGGCACTCCGCTCACGCCCTCGCTGACCTGGGCAGACATGCGGGCCGTAGACGTGATCACTACCGCCCGTCCGCAGCTTCGTGACCTGCCTGCGCGCACGGGTTGCCCGCTGCAGGCGCTCTATCCATTCGCCAAGATCCTGTGGATGAGGCAGCACATCGACCTGCCGTCTGACGCTCGGTTCATCGCCATCAAAGACTACGTGGTGATGCGGCTGACGGGACAACTGCTCACCGACTGGTCGACTGCGTCGGCCTCCGGCCTGCTCGACATCGGCCAACTCAAGTGGGATCGCGAGGCCCTGACCGCGGCCGGACTCGACATTGACCATGTGCCTCCGCTCGTCTCGCCGCGCCACACGATCCGCGGGTGGGCACCAGACGTGCGTGCGCAGATCGGCCTCGAAGGCGACGTACCGCTCATCGTCGGCGGTGGCGATGCGCCGCTGGCCAACATTGGGGTCGGAGCAACCGCGCCAGGAACCATCGCGATTAACCTCGGGACCAGTGCCGCCGCACGCGCCTTCATTCACAACCCATTGACCGATCCTGCTGGCCGTCTCTGGACGTATGCTGCGGACGATCAGCGGTGGGTCTTGGGCGGGATCATCGGCAGCGGCGGGGTGGTGTTCGAGTGGCTCCTCAAACAGGCACTGCACGGCGTGGCAAGTTTTGCCGAGGCCGAAGCATTGGCCGGCTCAATCGCGCCCGGTGCCGAGAATCTCCTGTTTGTTCCCTACCTATCCGGAGAGCAGAGCCCGGGCTGGAATGCGCGTTCAACCGGAGTGTTGTTCGGCCTGACCCTGCGTCATCAGGCCGCGCATATCATGCGCGCCACGATGGAAGGGATCGTTTTTGCCCTGCTGCGTGCCGCACAACCGATTGCTCAAGTAAGCACCTATCAACTCGCCAAGATCTACCTCACGGGCGGCTTGTCGATGTCTCCGATCTGGCGGCAGGTGATCGCCGACGTATTCGGAACAACTGTGGTCGTGCCGGCAAGTCCCGAAAGCTCAGCGCGCGGGGCTGCCATCATCGGGCTGATGGCGCTCGGTCTGGCCGATTCGTACGCACCGTTTGCACAGCCTGAAACCCTGCTGCATCCGAATCCGGATAACCATGCGGCATACGCGCGATATTTCGAACGTTTTTGTGAGGTCAACGCGCAGATGCAGGCGATCGATCACCTGCACTGA
- a CDS encoding dihydrodipicolinate synthase family protein has translation MITGSLVPNITLFDADGKPDLAKTSWHMRWMFERGVDGLFLTGSYGAGPLMTIEERTSIFEVAKSAAADFDGKVLIGHVGCIDTASTIALAKQAQRIGLTAVGAVPPFYYKHSEDLILQFYRDLIESTSLPVFAYNNPETSRFAFTLGTVRKLQDMGLAGMKDSPLDVGFVSRAFYESKLKGLKFQIILGTSKGWLPFYQMGVRAMIAGMSNWAPEIMTALTHATFAGDMDRAERLYVLMMDLSSKMHFTDSTIASQMALYARGYDPGFARKPMSVPALDSPKYAEIKGWLEAAFAEAGLALDAGQ, from the coding sequence ATGATCACCGGCTCGCTGGTCCCTAACATCACACTGTTCGACGCCGATGGCAAACCGGATCTCGCCAAAACGTCCTGGCACATGCGCTGGATGTTCGAGCGCGGTGTTGACGGCCTGTTTCTGACCGGGTCTTACGGCGCCGGCCCGCTTATGACAATTGAGGAGCGCACGTCGATCTTCGAGGTCGCCAAGTCGGCCGCAGCGGACTTCGACGGCAAGGTGCTGATCGGGCACGTCGGCTGCATCGACACGGCATCCACGATTGCGTTGGCCAAGCAAGCCCAACGAATCGGACTGACAGCAGTTGGCGCCGTGCCGCCGTTCTACTACAAGCACAGTGAAGACCTGATTCTCCAGTTCTATCGCGACTTGATCGAGTCGACATCGCTGCCGGTTTTTGCCTATAACAATCCCGAGACGTCACGCTTTGCCTTCACGTTGGGAACGGTGCGCAAACTGCAGGACATGGGGCTTGCTGGCATGAAGGACAGCCCGCTGGACGTAGGCTTTGTCAGCCGCGCGTTCTACGAAAGCAAACTCAAGGGGCTGAAGTTCCAGATCATCCTCGGTACGTCGAAGGGGTGGCTCCCGTTCTATCAAATGGGCGTGCGCGCCATGATCGCCGGTATGAGTAACTGGGCGCCTGAGATCATGACGGCGCTCACCCACGCCACGTTCGCCGGCGATATGGACCGGGCCGAGCGGCTGTACGTACTGATGATGGACTTGAGCTCCAAGATGCACTTCACCGACAGCACGATTGCGTCGCAGATGGCGCTCTATGCGCGCGGTTATGATCCGGGATTTGCGCGCAAACCGATGTCCGTCCCTGCACTGGATAGCCCGAAATACGCGGAGATCAAGGGCTGGCTGGAAGCTGCGTTTGCTGAGGCTGGGCTTGCACTTGACGCCGGACAGTAG
- a CDS encoding ISL3 family transposase, giving the protein MTHACCCPVCGVTSTNIHSYRQRFVKDLPIGEHGVILSVRTKRFRCRNPECPQVTFVEEIPGVVARHARRTARLSTVLWHIGQVAGGQAGARLTRQLHLAVSRATLLRIVRQHPNAPSPSPTIIGIDDWAKRKGQRYGTIVVDLERHRVVDLLEDRDAETVVEWLRTYPQIRVVARDRSPQYAQAVAEGAPWAIQVADRWHLLKNLSEMVQRVLLERLPRMTLKVQSSAYANAPREKFPRAASDLRTSAAVRARRMREYIQVQQLRQHGHSERRIARVLGMSRGKVHRLYHAKTVPERRSAYVPSMLDPFIGYLKQRVATGCTNAQQLWRELRDRGYPGASGQVAKWVHNQRHRPHNPQVSSDAMTEVRLPTLPTCVRVLTADPNCPPRTHPF; this is encoded by the coding sequence ATGACACATGCGTGTTGTTGCCCGGTCTGCGGCGTGACGTCAACGAACATTCACAGCTATCGTCAGCGGTTCGTGAAGGATTTGCCCATAGGCGAACACGGCGTGATATTGAGCGTACGAACCAAACGCTTTCGCTGTCGCAATCCGGAGTGTCCACAAGTCACGTTTGTGGAAGAGATCCCGGGCGTGGTGGCCCGACATGCGCGCCGCACGGCCAGGCTTAGTACGGTGTTGTGGCACATCGGACAGGTTGCAGGCGGACAGGCTGGTGCGCGCCTGACGCGCCAACTGCACCTGGCGGTCAGTCGCGCGACGCTTCTGCGCATCGTGCGCCAACATCCCAACGCGCCGTCGCCGTCGCCGACCATTATCGGCATCGACGACTGGGCCAAGCGGAAGGGGCAGCGTTACGGCACCATTGTGGTAGATCTCGAGCGCCACCGCGTAGTGGACCTACTGGAAGACCGCGACGCGGAAACGGTGGTCGAGTGGCTGCGAACGTATCCTCAGATCCGGGTCGTTGCGCGCGACCGCTCCCCACAATACGCGCAGGCGGTCGCCGAGGGTGCACCGTGGGCGATCCAGGTTGCAGATCGCTGGCACCTGCTGAAGAACCTGTCGGAGATGGTGCAGCGCGTACTGCTCGAGCGCCTGCCGCGCATGACCCTGAAAGTCCAGTCCTCCGCCTATGCGAACGCACCTCGTGAGAAGTTCCCACGGGCGGCGTCCGATCTGCGTACGAGCGCGGCGGTTCGGGCACGGCGGATGCGTGAGTACATTCAGGTCCAGCAGCTCCGCCAGCACGGGCACAGCGAACGGCGGATTGCCCGCGTACTGGGGATGAGTCGCGGTAAGGTGCATCGCCTGTATCACGCCAAGACGGTTCCGGAACGCCGCAGCGCCTACGTCCCAAGCATGTTGGACCCGTTTATCGGCTATCTGAAACAGCGCGTGGCCACGGGCTGTACCAACGCGCAGCAGCTGTGGCGTGAACTTCGCGACCGCGGCTATCCCGGCGCGTCCGGTCAAGTCGCCAAATGGGTGCACAACCAGCGTCACCGCCCCCACAATCCACAGGTGTCGTCCGATGCAATGACGGAGGTTCGCCTCCCGACCTTGCCGACGTGTGTGCGTGTCTTGACCGCTGATCCTAACTGTCCCCCGAGGACTCATCCGTTCTGA
- a CDS encoding transposase gives MAGLYLLAQHFMTMDRQMQPDGLNAWVDTCSHSPVAALRHFAASISQDFAAVRAALELPWSNGQTEGQIHRLKMLKRQRYGRTKLDLLRLRILYSP, from the coding sequence TTGGCGGGTTTGTACCTGTTGGCTCAGCACTTCATGACCATGGACCGCCAGATGCAACCGGATGGATTGAATGCGTGGGTTGACACCTGTTCTCACAGCCCGGTAGCGGCACTACGGCACTTTGCCGCTTCCATCTCACAGGACTTCGCTGCGGTCCGAGCCGCCCTCGAACTGCCGTGGAGCAACGGTCAGACGGAAGGCCAAATCCACCGGCTCAAGATGCTCAAACGGCAGAGGTATGGTCGCACCAAACTGGACCTCTTGCGCTTGAGGATCCTCTATTCCCCGTGA
- a CDS encoding D-alanine--D-alanine ligase, giving the protein MGARRKTTVAVIFGGRSVEHDVSIITGSQIMRAFDAARYDVVAVYITRDGRWFTGEPLKVLDSYTGDVTSIKGVEPVVLSPSTQHHGLIIKPLTGWFQRSTIQRIDVLFPAIHGSHGEDGTLQGLFELADIPYVGCGVLASALGNDKALTKVVLRQSGVPVVDDVVFTRAEWQDDSEAVLARIEERMSYPLFVKPVTLGSSIGVGRVNDRALLRATIEVATSFDRRVIVEPAVVDCVEINCAVMGDDTGFTASVLEQPKGWAEFLTYEDKYMRGGEGMKSAERLIPAPLSPEQTERVQSIAKQALAAIEGRGIARIDFLVRGEDVFLNEINTMPGSLAFYLWSETGMSNADVVDRLVTLAQNAGAEKRRTSFDYQSNLVQLTQQRGGLKGLKGAKSTASPKPTPVNA; this is encoded by the coding sequence ATGGGCGCAAGACGCAAGACGACAGTCGCCGTGATCTTCGGCGGCCGCAGCGTAGAACACGACGTTTCGATCATCACCGGCAGCCAGATCATGCGCGCGTTCGACGCGGCGCGGTATGACGTGGTCGCCGTCTACATCACCCGCGATGGGCGGTGGTTCACCGGCGAACCGCTCAAGGTGCTGGACAGTTACACCGGCGATGTCACGAGCATCAAAGGCGTCGAGCCGGTCGTGCTCTCGCCGAGCACGCAGCATCACGGCCTGATCATTAAGCCGCTGACCGGATGGTTCCAGCGCAGCACCATTCAACGCATCGACGTGCTGTTTCCGGCCATACACGGGTCGCACGGCGAAGATGGCACGCTGCAAGGGCTGTTCGAGTTGGCCGACATCCCGTATGTCGGATGTGGCGTGCTGGCCTCGGCGCTAGGCAACGACAAGGCGCTGACGAAGGTCGTGCTGCGTCAGTCCGGCGTGCCGGTCGTGGACGACGTGGTGTTTACGCGTGCTGAATGGCAGGACGACTCCGAAGCGGTGTTGGCGCGCATCGAGGAGCGGATGAGTTATCCGCTGTTCGTGAAGCCGGTGACGCTCGGCAGCAGTATCGGTGTCGGTCGCGTCAACGATCGGGCCCTGCTGCGCGCGACGATCGAGGTCGCCACCAGTTTCGATCGGCGCGTGATCGTCGAACCCGCCGTTGTCGATTGCGTCGAGATCAACTGCGCGGTGATGGGAGACGACACCGGTTTCACTGCGTCCGTACTCGAACAGCCGAAGGGTTGGGCGGAGTTCCTGACGTACGAGGACAAGTACATGCGCGGCGGTGAGGGCATGAAATCGGCCGAGCGGCTGATCCCCGCGCCGCTGTCGCCGGAGCAGACCGAGCGCGTCCAGTCGATCGCTAAGCAGGCGCTCGCGGCGATCGAAGGGCGCGGAATCGCCCGCATCGACTTCCTCGTGCGCGGTGAGGATGTCTTCCTCAACGAGATCAACACCATGCCCGGCTCGCTGGCGTTCTATCTGTGGAGCGAAACCGGAATGAGCAACGCCGACGTCGTCGACCGGTTGGTGACGCTGGCACAGAACGCCGGGGCCGAGAAGCGCCGCACGTCGTTCGACTACCAGTCGAATCTGGTGCAGCTTACCCAGCAGCGTGGCGGCCTCAAGGGGTTGAAGGGCGCCAAGTCGACAGCTTCCCCCAAGCCTACGCCCGTCAACGCTTAG
- a CDS encoding PadR family transcriptional regulator codes for MLKFILLGFLNYCPQTGYQLKVFMDESTGHFWHAYHSQIYTTLRQLERDGLVRSDEVADAGDKLNRRVYHITAVGQEALREWLAQPLTEPVAAKEDLLVRLFFSGQRTTDDVLDELRLQRTLHTAKLRLYERLSADDLHPANMPRDVLRREAALWGATLRFGLLYEQMYVQWLSETIEQLERS; via the coding sequence ATGCTCAAATTCATCTTGCTTGGTTTCCTGAACTACTGCCCCCAGACGGGCTACCAGCTCAAAGTGTTCATGGACGAATCCACCGGGCATTTCTGGCATGCGTATCACAGCCAGATCTACACCACGCTTCGTCAGTTGGAACGCGACGGGCTGGTCCGTTCGGACGAGGTCGCCGACGCAGGCGACAAGCTCAACCGGCGTGTGTATCACATCACGGCGGTAGGGCAGGAGGCCTTACGCGAGTGGTTGGCCCAGCCGCTAACCGAGCCGGTCGCCGCGAAGGAAGACCTGCTGGTGCGGTTGTTCTTCAGCGGCCAGCGCACCACGGACGACGTGCTGGACGAACTGCGCCTTCAGCGCACGCTGCACACCGCCAAGCTGCGGTTGTACGAACGGCTATCGGCTGACGACCTGCACCCGGCAAACATGCCGCGCGATGTCTTGCGCCGTGAAGCAGCGCTCTGGGGCGCCACCTTGCGTTTCGGCCTGCTTTACGAGCAGATGTACGTGCAGTGGCTGAGCGAGACGATTGAGCAGCTCGAACGCAGTTAG
- a CDS encoding alpha/beta hydrolase — protein MPLIETARGALYLTDHRRDDRPVVVLVHGAGGTHLDWPRAVRQVGSLAVDLSGHYKSAGDGHADMAEHAADLAALLDALEIDRAVVCGHSMGGAVALTFAHQHPDRMLGMALISTGARLRVNPEILRRAEDDPDTLDAFLLEYLWAGDPSKRGPRQRPIVVARDYQAANAFDARPWLDAIRMPTLVLCGTADRMTPPKLSEAIASAIPGAELHLIEGAGHMLQLERPSAVAEHLTTWIDGL, from the coding sequence ATGCCGCTGATCGAGACCGCGCGCGGTGCGCTGTATCTTACGGATCACCGCCGTGACGACCGGCCGGTGGTCGTTCTGGTGCACGGCGCAGGTGGGACGCACTTGGACTGGCCGCGGGCGGTGCGACAGGTCGGGAGCCTCGCGGTCGACCTGAGCGGACACTACAAGTCGGCCGGGGACGGTCACGCCGACATGGCCGAGCACGCCGCTGACCTCGCCGCGCTGCTCGACGCGCTGGAGATCGACCGGGCTGTCGTGTGCGGTCACAGTATGGGTGGGGCGGTGGCGCTCACGTTTGCGCATCAGCACCCTGACCGGATGCTCGGCATGGCACTGATCTCTACCGGCGCGCGGCTCAGGGTGAATCCGGAGATTCTACGCCGTGCCGAAGACGATCCGGACACGCTCGACGCGTTTCTGCTTGAATACCTGTGGGCCGGCGACCCGTCCAAGCGAGGTCCACGCCAGCGGCCGATTGTCGTCGCGCGCGATTATCAGGCCGCGAACGCGTTTGACGCGCGTCCGTGGCTCGACGCCATCCGTATGCCGACTCTGGTGTTGTGTGGCACGGCGGACCGCATGACCCCGCCGAAACTGAGCGAAGCGATTGCGTCTGCGATCCCCGGCGCAGAACTGCATTTGATCGAAGGCGCGGGCCACATGCTCCAGCTTGAGCGTCCTTCGGCGGTCGCGGAGCATTTAACCACGTGGATTGACGGCTTGTGA
- the holA gene encoding DNA polymerase III subunit delta — protein sequence MAGPTKTFYIFYGADDIALRDTLNKMRSAMGDYGDMNTSEFEGPSTSVPEILNAVSSYPFLSDRRLVIVRGLLAALTGDSGRKAQAQLAEAIADLPEHARLVLVESGKIDARNAVLKAATDLPNAVVRAFDVPDDVAGWIVKRAELYGVTIEPRAAAALADVAGADLHALDSELSKLADYIHPSTDITEDDVAAITAYVPEANIFKLVDAIAKGDGSTAMQLFHRLLRQEKQSEFSIFGMIMRQFRLLILAREFIDTGIGGSLAAATGSRGFAAEQFGRLARTFTAPDLERIHHRLLDADIAMKTGEMSPQMAIDLLIADLSD from the coding sequence ATGGCCGGGCCAACCAAGACATTCTACATCTTCTACGGCGCCGACGATATCGCCCTGCGCGACACGCTGAACAAGATGCGCAGCGCGATGGGCGACTACGGCGACATGAACACCAGCGAATTCGAAGGCCCGTCGACCAGCGTGCCGGAGATCCTCAACGCGGTGTCGTCGTACCCGTTCCTGAGCGACCGGCGCCTGGTTATCGTGCGCGGGCTGCTGGCAGCGCTCACCGGAGACTCGGGGCGCAAGGCACAGGCTCAGCTTGCCGAGGCGATCGCCGACCTGCCCGAGCACGCGCGCCTCGTGTTGGTCGAAAGCGGCAAGATCGACGCTCGCAACGCCGTGCTGAAGGCCGCCACCGACCTGCCCAACGCCGTCGTGCGCGCGTTTGACGTCCCCGATGACGTGGCCGGATGGATCGTCAAGCGAGCCGAACTGTACGGCGTGACGATCGAGCCACGCGCCGCCGCCGCTCTCGCCGATGTCGCCGGCGCCGACCTGCACGCGCTCGACAGCGAACTGAGCAAGCTGGCCGACTACATCCATCCCAGCACCGACATCACCGAAGACGATGTCGCCGCAATTACGGCGTACGTGCCCGAGGCCAATATCTTCAAGCTGGTCGACGCGATCGCCAAAGGCGACGGCAGCACCGCAATGCAGCTCTTCCATCGACTACTGCGACAGGAGAAGCAGAGCGAGTTTTCAATCTTCGGCATGATCATGCGTCAATTCCGCCTGCTGATCCTCGCCCGCGAATTCATCGACACGGGCATCGGGGGAAGCCTTGCCGCAGCGACCGGTTCGCGCGGATTCGCTGCCGAGCAGTTCGGCAGGCTGGCACGCACGTTCACCGCGCCCGACCTCGAACGCATCCACCACCGTCTGCTCGACGCCGATATCGCGATGAAGACCGGCGAGATGTCGCCTCAGATGGCCATTGACCTGTTGATTGCCGATTTAAGCGACTAG
- a CDS encoding GlsB/YeaQ/YmgE family stress response membrane protein yields the protein MGILIAIVVILLIITVIGWTAAFLVQIAIAALFWGLAGYLASRIMGGDGMGIGMNILLGLVGGAIGSLLLRALNLQGIGDIWLVGNIITGVIGAVVAIAVVRLFGNKAFGR from the coding sequence ATGGGAATCCTAATCGCAATCGTCGTCATCCTGTTGATCATCACGGTGATCGGTTGGACAGCCGCGTTCTTGGTTCAAATCGCCATTGCCGCCCTGTTCTGGGGCCTCGCAGGTTACCTGGCCAGCCGCATTATGGGTGGTGACGGCATGGGTATCGGCATGAACATCCTGCTCGGCCTCGTCGGTGGTGCGATCGGCAGCTTGCTCCTACGCGCGCTGAACCTGCAGGGCATCGGTGACATCTGGCTCGTCGGCAACATCATCACTGGCGTGATCGGCGCGGTCGTCGCCATTGCGGTGGTGCGCCTGTTCGGCAACAAGGCCTTCGGCCGTTAG